From the genome of Alosa alosa isolate M-15738 ecotype Scorff River chromosome 20, AALO_Geno_1.1, whole genome shotgun sequence, one region includes:
- the gja4 gene encoding gap junction protein alpha 4, translating into MSRADWSFLEQLLEEGQENSTGVGRVWLTVLFLFRILALGTAAESAWDDEQSAFVCNTKQPGCEEVCYDQAFPISHFRYFVLQIIFVSTPTIFYFGYVAVRARKAAERDERRQAAAEEEEEERKKQGRSRSHGAGAEGGKAKLEVIQEKDEEPVVVEEETEKKEAQGGRGGGRRGAERPKLKGRLLGAYAVSIALKLALEVGFIVGLWSLYGFTVPARYECQREPCPHTVDCFVSRPTEKTIFTIYIQAIAAVSVLLNVLELLNLLQRAITQRLEKRYRRQTPWPVRATREIARAPSHLETSSETTLAPAYEERGHQYLPGIDAEAPQADQSWALEVGAGETAPGLASDLLPSYLNCISGMRPLASGGHHHRLQQHQQMHKQSKRNKHGHHKGGDPKHRHYV; encoded by the coding sequence ATGTCCAGAGCTGACTGGAGCTTCCTGGAGCAGCTGCTTGAGGAGGGCCAGGAGAACTCGACCGGCGTGGGCCGCGTGTGGCTGACCGTGCTCTTCCTCTTCCGCATCCTGGCACTGGGCACGGCCGCCGAGTCGGCCTGGGACGACGAGCAGTCCGCCTTCGTGTGCAACACCAAGCAGCCAGGCTGCGAGGAGGTCTGCTACGACCAGGCCTTCCCCATCTCCCACTTCCGCTACTTCGTCCTGCAGATCATCTTCGTGTCCACGCCGACCATCTTCTACTTCGGCTACGTGGCCGTGCGCGCCAGGAAGGCGGCCGAGAGGGACGAGCGACGGCAGGCGGccgctgaggaggaggaggaggagaggaagaagcagGGGAGGAGTCGGAGTCATGGAGCCGGCGCAGAGGGAGGGAAGGCCAAGCTGGAGGTGATTCAGGAGAAGGACGAGGAGCccgtggtggtggaggaggagacggaGAAGAAGGAGGcgcagggaggaagaggaggggggaggcgAGGTGCGGAGAGGCCCAAGCTGAAGGGCCGGCTGCTGGGCGCGTACGCGGTCAGCATCGCCCTGAAGCTGGCCCTGGAGGTGGGCTTCATAGTGGGGCTCTGGTCCCTCTACGGCTTCACGGTGCCAGCGCGGTACGAGTGCCAACGCGAGCCCTGCCCGCACACGGTGGACTGCTTCGTGTCGCGACCCACCGAGAAGACCATCTTCACCATCTACATCCAGGCCATCGCGGCCGTCTCCGTGCTGCTCAACGTCCTGGAGCTCTTGAACCTCCTGCAGAGGGCCATCACGCAGCGCCTGGAGAAGCGCTACCGCCGCCAGACCCCCTGGCCGGTCCGCGCCACGCGTGAGATCGCCCGGGCGCCCTCGCACCTGGAGACCAGCAGCGAGACCACTCTAGCGCCGGCCTACGAGGAGAGGGGGCATCAGTACCTGCCCGGCATCGACGCGGAGGCACCACAGGCTGACCAGAGCTGGGCGCTGGAGGTAGGCGCTGGGGAGACGGCGCCGGGGCTGGCGTCCGACCTGCTGCCCAGCTACCTCAACTGCATCAGCGGCATGAGGCCCCTGGCCAGCGGGGGGCACCACCACAGactccagcagcaccagcagatGCACAAGCAGAGCAAGCGCAATAAGCACGGCCACCACAAGGGCGGCGATCCCAAGCACAGGCATTATGTGTGA